One region of Labrus mixtus chromosome 1, fLabMix1.1, whole genome shotgun sequence genomic DNA includes:
- the lmo7b gene encoding LIM domain only protein 7b isoform X7 has product MTISGELSPVSSCAQNRRLKMEWRQQTSVSCADAFNEAQRWIEEVTGKSFGCNDFRAALENGVLLCDLINQLKPGIIKRVNRLSTPIAGLDNVSVFLKACGKLGLNVSQLFHPGDLQDLSTRATVRRDESNRRLKNVLITIYWLGRKAHLDALYSGPQLNLKAFEGLLGLALSKALDEGGNVFVKDSGYRDGWDQDKEEYPHKRPSYKMHHSVDSINSLESRVLRPNSEGCGSDAEAEQVFRMETTQHSTQQNKGHVPPALLQRKQGQEENGVLSRAYQIQVKPERSFQVNPGWIWSKSLTDIPMLYPVRKVPAGHIIYDVYQDAGMAQEWNHDDKHKCSVAAKDSEAQWQDDLTKWKNRRRSSKSEPRRKSQDREHVIKQMAYGDGRIFDRNGGQEGRLKRDQQSPRRHISAPRPYSTSPPLKSASFDLKPRTRALLARSYATETPYSPTAPLSPRISTRSPGASVGSMPASDGIILGEETHFASLASDGAGVTTPSPDCPFSSQTPVRAQGCLDPFEPTAESAQSENVFTNQISTLITTLQSSKSTESPSNRVTSCVDPKVTTLCPDAVNQPAIDHLVDLTHQNHKSHEGTQKESCEPAVQQGRGQQSSGSYKYFPRAGSWSGSASLPRGYRRSEGSTRLSSAITARPFGSKQSRVSSLSRLSNVDNNQGLQLKCEKEEYPHVPAESSLKRQTATIHLKSPFQAAILLKKEKQGQQNGTDQGEEVKGVTLSSQTSFQAHGYHHQPSSQNLLLPQPYSNLQAHHNKNSTLPTYETLDQSQVDHSDMRVSLTLKPNSRPDFGFQTHWDSTGVRVKFIQPGSPAELCQLCVNDEIVAVNGIAVAHMNYTHWKDKMTSSLQTGSLTMDIRRYGNKDWSTSEESHHNQPGQSRMTLNLTASAPVLIGYPDHHANSGASTDTTVKVSKSNWQSDNVMQGKGMNGELADNNRTARTKDNNNAIKKNQRRRAEFFRQKGGSESAISDLQVPSLSPSSSSWSWDHEEDRRRQEKWQEEQERLLQEQYQRDQERLEAEWQKAQQDAMGEKSSFAGGITNDSERFSSTLFHVNGLTNKTRDEEHSPEKHDLKEAGSKTQSDAQGVQRDRINGQAWAEDLCGFAQLSPAHRAKSLSTPVLAGTHKQPRGEQRKSMGHSVSKGEKERQQILEEMKKRNHLLTDNSWIRQRSSSFYKEPVYLGVPLKRYESLDNLDAFRQSPISSTTFSYPRPHSAAPGYGAPSRNSSSRYSTGGIPYQRSTTIDSAHQGSAWAASDTSEELRLESRFESETGSPSVSPAIFNSSPLVPPPCEQLTSLKITE; this is encoded by the exons ATGACAATTAGCGGAGAACTTTCGCCGGTGAGCAGCTGCGCACAGAACAG GAGATTAAAGATGGAGTGGCGCCAGCAGACAAGTGTCAGCTGTGCAGACGCCTTCAACGAGGCTCAACGCTGGATTGAG gaAGTGACTGGAAAATCGTTTGGTTGCAACGACTTCCGTGCTGCCTTAGAGAATGGAGTCCTGCTTTGCGA CTTGATTAACCAGTTGAAACCAGGGATCATTAAGAGGGTAAACAGGCTTTCTACTCCCATTGCTGGCCTG GATAATGTGAGTGTCTTTCTAAAAGCCTGTGGGAAACTGGGACTGAATGTCTCTCAGTTGTTTCATCCAGGAGACCTGCAGGACCTGTCCACTCGTGCAACAGTCAG ACGAGATGAAAGCAACAGAAGACTCAAAAAT GTTCTGATAACGATCTACTGGTTGGGTCGTAAGGCTCACTTAGACGCTCTCTACAGCGGTCCCCAGCTTAACTTGAAGGCCTTTGAAGGGCTCTTGGGGTTGGCCTTGTCCAAG GCTCTAGATGAGGGCGgtaatgtgtttgtgaaagacAGCGGGTACAGAGACGGCTGGGACCAGGACAAGGAGGAGTACCCGCATAAGAGGCCAAGCTATAAGATGCATCACTCTGTGGACAGCATCAACTCTCTGGAGTCCAGAGTCCTTCGCCCAAACAGTGAAG GTTGTGGAAGTGACGCAGAGGCCGAGCAGGTATTCAGGATGGAGACCACACAGCACTCGACCCAGCAAAACAAAGGTCATGTCCCACCAGCGCTGCTACAGAGAAAACAAGGACAGGAGGAAAATGGAGTACTCTCCAG AGCATATCAAATCCAGGTCAAACCTGAGAGATCATTTCAGGTCAACCCTGGCTGGATTTG GAGCAAATCACTGACTGACATCCCAATGTTGTACCCTGTGCGGAAAGTTCCTGCTGGTCACATCATTTATGATGTGTACCAAGATGCCGGCATGGCACAGGAGTGGAATCACGACGACAAACACAAGTGTAGCGTGGCTGCCAAGGACAGTGAAGCTCAGTGGCAGGAT GACCTGACAAAGTGGAAGAACCGTCGCAGGAGCTCTAAGTCTGAACCCCGCAGAAAGTCCCAGGACAGAGAGCATGTCATAAAGCAGATGGCTTATGGGGACGGCAGAATCTTTGACAGAAATGGAGGACAAGAAGGACGGCTGAAGAG AGACCAACAGTCACCACGCAGGCATATCTCTGCCCCCCGTCCTTACTCCACCTCTCCTCCATTGAAATCAGCAAGCTTTGATCTGAAGCCACGTACTCGTGCTCTGCTGGCTCGTAGCTACGCCACAGAGACACCTTACAGCCCCACGGCTCCACTTAGCCCCCGTATCTCAACCCGCTCTCCG GGGGCATCCGTTGGATCCATGCCCGCCTCAGATGGGATCATTTTGGGAGAGGAGACTCACTTTGCCTCCCTGGCTTCAGATGGAGCAGGAGTTACCACACCTTCTCCAGACTGTCCTTTCAGCTCCCAGACCCCCGTCAGAGCCCAGGGCTGTCTGGATCCTTTCGAACCCACTGCTGAATCCGCCCAGTCAGAAAATGTCTTTACAAACCAAATCTCCACGCTGATCACAACTCTACAGTCGAGCAAGTCCACAGAGTCGCCCAGCAACAGGGTTACATCTTGCGTTGACCCAAAAGTTACAACTCTTTGCCCTGATGCAGTTAATCAGCCAGCTATTGATCATCTGGTGGACTTGACACATCAAAACCACAAGTCCCACGAAGGCACCCAGAAGGAATCTTGTGAACCAGCTGTGCAGCAAGGCCGAGGCCAACAGTCTTCAGGCAGCTACAAGTACTTTCCCAGAGCTGGGTCGTGGTCTGGCTCAGCAAGCCTTCCTCGTGGTTACAGGAGATCTGAGGGCTCAACCCGTCTCTCATCTGCAATCACAGCCAGACCCTTTGGGAGCAAGCAGTCCAGGGTGTCCTCACTGTCCAGACTGAGTAAT GTAGACAACAACCAGGGTCTGCAGTTGAAATGTGAGAAAGAGGAATATCCTCATGTACCCGCTGAATCGTCACTTAAAAGACAGACTGCAACCATCCATCTGAAGAGTCCGTTCCAGGCTGCCATCTTactgaagaaagagaaacagggcCAACAGAATGGTACAGATCAGGGGGAGGAGGTAAAGGGTGTCACTCTTTCAAGCCAGACCTCCTTCCAGGCCCACGGCTATCACCATCAGCCCTCCAGCCAAAACCTGCTACTACCGCAGCCTTATTCAAACCTGCAGGCCCACCACAACAAAAACTCCACCCTTCCTACTTATGAAACtctggaccaatcacag gtggatCACAGTGACATGAGAGTGAGCCTTACTCTTAAACCCAACAGTAGACCAGACTTTGGTTTCCAGACTCACTGGGACTCTACTGGGGTGAGGGTCAAATTCATTCAGCCAG gcaGTCCGGCGGAGCTGTGCCAGCTGTGTGTGAACGATGAGATCGTGGCTGTTAATGGCATTGCAGTGGCACACATGAACTACACCCACTGGAAGGATAAAATGACGTCTTCCCTGCAGACCGGCAGTCTGACTATGGACATACGGCGCTATGGCAACAAAG ACTGGAGCACCAGTGAGGAGAGTCATCACAACCAGCCAGGCCAGAGCAGGATGACCCTCAATCTAACTGCTTCAGCTCCCGTTCTGATAGGTTACCCTGATCACCATGCCAACAGTGGTGCCTCTACAGACACCACAGTGAAAGTGTCAAAATCCAATTGGCAAAGCGACAAT GTTATGCAGGGTAAAGGCATGAACGGAGAGCTTGCTGACAACAACAGGACAGCCAGAACTAAAG ATAATAATAATGCTATAAAGAAAAATCAGAGACGCAGGGCTGAATTTTTCAGACAGAAAG gaGGTTCAGAATCTGCAATATCTGAT CTCCAGGTGCCATCGCTCAGCCCCTCCTCGTCCAGCTGGTCATGGGACCATGAAGAAGATCGAAGGCGTCAGGAGAAGTGGCAGGAAGAACAGGAGCGCCTCCTACAG gagcaGTACCAGCGGGATCAGGAGAGGCTGGAGGCTGAGTGGCAGAAAGCACAACAAGATGCAATGGGAGAG AAGAGCAGCTTTGCTGGTGGGATAACCAACGATAGTGAGCGCTTTTCCAGCACCCTGTTTCATGTGAACGGACTGACAAACAAAACCAGAGACGAGGAGCACAGCCCTGAGAAACACGACCTGAAAGAAGCAGGATCAAAGACTCAAAGTGATGCACAAGGAGTGCAGAGGGACAGGATCAATGGACAAGCCTG GGCTGAGGACTTGTGTGGCTTTGCACAGCTGTCGCCTGCACACAG GGCAAAGTCCTTGTCTACCCCCGTATTAGCTGGCACTCACAAACAGCCCAGAG GTGAACAGAGGAAAAGCATGGGACACTCTGTTTCTAAaggtgagaaagagagacagcagattttggaggagatgaagaagaggaatcATCTTCTGACTGACAACAGCTGGATACGTCAGCGCAGCAGCAGCTTTTACAAGGAACCAGTCTATTTGGGTGTTCCTCTCAAGAG ATATGAGTCTCTGGACAACCTGGATGCTTTCCGCCAGTCACCAATCTCTAGCACTACATTCAGTTACCCTCGTCCACACTCAGCTGCCCCGGGTTATGGTGCTCCCAGTAGGAACTCATCCTCCCGCTACAGCACTGGAGGTATACCATACCAGAGAAGTACAACCATTGACTCTGCTCATCAAGGAAG tGCGTGGGCTGCCAGCGACACCTCGGAGGAACTGAGACTGGAGTCCAGGTTCGAGTCCGAAACAGGAAGCCCTTCTGTGAGCCCTGCTATTTTCAACTCAAGT CCCCTTGTGCCCCCTCCATGTGAGCAACTCACCTCCCTCAAGATTACTGAGTAG
- the lmo7b gene encoding LIM domain only protein 7b isoform X8, translated as MTISGELSPVSSCAQNRRLKMEWRQQTSVSCADAFNEAQRWIEEVTGKSFGCNDFRAALENGVLLCDLINQLKPGIIKRVNRLSTPIAGLDNVSVFLKACGKLGLNVSQLFHPGDLQDLSTRATVRRDESNRRLKNVLITIYWLGRKAHLDALYSGPQLNLKAFEGLLGLALSKALDEGGNVFVKDSGYRDGWDQDKEEYPHKRPSYKMHHSVDSINSLESRVLRPNSEGCGSDAEAEQVFRMETTQHSTQQNKGHVPPALLQRKQGQEENGVLSRAYQIQVKPERSFQVNPGWIWSKSLTDIPMLYPVRKVPAGHIIYDVYQDAGMAQEWNHDDKHKCSVAAKDSEAQWQDDLTKWKNRRRSSKSEPRRKSQDREHVIKQMAYGDGRIFDRNGGQEGRLKRDQQSPRRHISAPRPYSTSPPLKSASFDLKPRTRALLARSYATETPYSPTAPLSPRISTRSPGASVGSMPASDGIILGEETHFASLASDGAGVTTPSPDCPFSSQTPVRAQGCLDPFEPTAESAQSENVFTNQISTLITTLQSSKSTESPSNRVTSCVDPKVTTLCPDAVNQPAIDHLVDLTHQNHKSHEGTQKESCEPAVQQGRGQQSSGSYKYFPRAGSWSGSASLPRGYRRSEGSTRLSSAITARPFGSKQSRVSSLSRLSNVDNNQGLQLKCEKEEYPHVPAESSLKRQTATIHLKSPFQAAILLKKEKQGQQNGTDQGEEVKGVTLSSQTSFQAHGYHHQPSSQNLLLPQPYSNLQAHHNKNSTLPTYETLDQSQVDHSDMRVSLTLKPNSRPDFGFQTHWDSTGVRVKFIQPGSPAELCQLCVNDEIVAVNGIAVAHMNYTHWKDKMTSSLQTGSLTMDIRRYGNKGGSESAISDLQVPSLSPSSSSWSWDHEEDRRRQEKWQEEQERLLQEQYQRDQERLEAEWQKAQQDAMGEKSSFAGGITNDSERFSSTLFHVNGLTNKTRDEEHSPEKHDLKEAGSKTQSDAQGVQRDRINGQAWAEDLCGFAQLSPAHRAKSLSTPVLAGTHKQPRGEQRKSMGHSVSKGEKERQQILEEMKKRNHLLTDNSWIRQRSSSFYKEPVYLGVPLKRYESLDNLDAFRQSPISSTTFSYPRPHSAAPGYGAPSRNSSSRYSTGGIPYQRSTTIDSAHQGRISGRRTCSVCERLLGSGAAMVIETLSLCFHLACFQCVGCQRHLGGTETGVQVRVRNRKPFCEPCYFQLKSPCAPSM; from the exons ATGACAATTAGCGGAGAACTTTCGCCGGTGAGCAGCTGCGCACAGAACAG GAGATTAAAGATGGAGTGGCGCCAGCAGACAAGTGTCAGCTGTGCAGACGCCTTCAACGAGGCTCAACGCTGGATTGAG gaAGTGACTGGAAAATCGTTTGGTTGCAACGACTTCCGTGCTGCCTTAGAGAATGGAGTCCTGCTTTGCGA CTTGATTAACCAGTTGAAACCAGGGATCATTAAGAGGGTAAACAGGCTTTCTACTCCCATTGCTGGCCTG GATAATGTGAGTGTCTTTCTAAAAGCCTGTGGGAAACTGGGACTGAATGTCTCTCAGTTGTTTCATCCAGGAGACCTGCAGGACCTGTCCACTCGTGCAACAGTCAG ACGAGATGAAAGCAACAGAAGACTCAAAAAT GTTCTGATAACGATCTACTGGTTGGGTCGTAAGGCTCACTTAGACGCTCTCTACAGCGGTCCCCAGCTTAACTTGAAGGCCTTTGAAGGGCTCTTGGGGTTGGCCTTGTCCAAG GCTCTAGATGAGGGCGgtaatgtgtttgtgaaagacAGCGGGTACAGAGACGGCTGGGACCAGGACAAGGAGGAGTACCCGCATAAGAGGCCAAGCTATAAGATGCATCACTCTGTGGACAGCATCAACTCTCTGGAGTCCAGAGTCCTTCGCCCAAACAGTGAAG GTTGTGGAAGTGACGCAGAGGCCGAGCAGGTATTCAGGATGGAGACCACACAGCACTCGACCCAGCAAAACAAAGGTCATGTCCCACCAGCGCTGCTACAGAGAAAACAAGGACAGGAGGAAAATGGAGTACTCTCCAG AGCATATCAAATCCAGGTCAAACCTGAGAGATCATTTCAGGTCAACCCTGGCTGGATTTG GAGCAAATCACTGACTGACATCCCAATGTTGTACCCTGTGCGGAAAGTTCCTGCTGGTCACATCATTTATGATGTGTACCAAGATGCCGGCATGGCACAGGAGTGGAATCACGACGACAAACACAAGTGTAGCGTGGCTGCCAAGGACAGTGAAGCTCAGTGGCAGGAT GACCTGACAAAGTGGAAGAACCGTCGCAGGAGCTCTAAGTCTGAACCCCGCAGAAAGTCCCAGGACAGAGAGCATGTCATAAAGCAGATGGCTTATGGGGACGGCAGAATCTTTGACAGAAATGGAGGACAAGAAGGACGGCTGAAGAG AGACCAACAGTCACCACGCAGGCATATCTCTGCCCCCCGTCCTTACTCCACCTCTCCTCCATTGAAATCAGCAAGCTTTGATCTGAAGCCACGTACTCGTGCTCTGCTGGCTCGTAGCTACGCCACAGAGACACCTTACAGCCCCACGGCTCCACTTAGCCCCCGTATCTCAACCCGCTCTCCG GGGGCATCCGTTGGATCCATGCCCGCCTCAGATGGGATCATTTTGGGAGAGGAGACTCACTTTGCCTCCCTGGCTTCAGATGGAGCAGGAGTTACCACACCTTCTCCAGACTGTCCTTTCAGCTCCCAGACCCCCGTCAGAGCCCAGGGCTGTCTGGATCCTTTCGAACCCACTGCTGAATCCGCCCAGTCAGAAAATGTCTTTACAAACCAAATCTCCACGCTGATCACAACTCTACAGTCGAGCAAGTCCACAGAGTCGCCCAGCAACAGGGTTACATCTTGCGTTGACCCAAAAGTTACAACTCTTTGCCCTGATGCAGTTAATCAGCCAGCTATTGATCATCTGGTGGACTTGACACATCAAAACCACAAGTCCCACGAAGGCACCCAGAAGGAATCTTGTGAACCAGCTGTGCAGCAAGGCCGAGGCCAACAGTCTTCAGGCAGCTACAAGTACTTTCCCAGAGCTGGGTCGTGGTCTGGCTCAGCAAGCCTTCCTCGTGGTTACAGGAGATCTGAGGGCTCAACCCGTCTCTCATCTGCAATCACAGCCAGACCCTTTGGGAGCAAGCAGTCCAGGGTGTCCTCACTGTCCAGACTGAGTAAT GTAGACAACAACCAGGGTCTGCAGTTGAAATGTGAGAAAGAGGAATATCCTCATGTACCCGCTGAATCGTCACTTAAAAGACAGACTGCAACCATCCATCTGAAGAGTCCGTTCCAGGCTGCCATCTTactgaagaaagagaaacagggcCAACAGAATGGTACAGATCAGGGGGAGGAGGTAAAGGGTGTCACTCTTTCAAGCCAGACCTCCTTCCAGGCCCACGGCTATCACCATCAGCCCTCCAGCCAAAACCTGCTACTACCGCAGCCTTATTCAAACCTGCAGGCCCACCACAACAAAAACTCCACCCTTCCTACTTATGAAACtctggaccaatcacag gtggatCACAGTGACATGAGAGTGAGCCTTACTCTTAAACCCAACAGTAGACCAGACTTTGGTTTCCAGACTCACTGGGACTCTACTGGGGTGAGGGTCAAATTCATTCAGCCAG gcaGTCCGGCGGAGCTGTGCCAGCTGTGTGTGAACGATGAGATCGTGGCTGTTAATGGCATTGCAGTGGCACACATGAACTACACCCACTGGAAGGATAAAATGACGTCTTCCCTGCAGACCGGCAGTCTGACTATGGACATACGGCGCTATGGCAACAAAG gaGGTTCAGAATCTGCAATATCTGAT CTCCAGGTGCCATCGCTCAGCCCCTCCTCGTCCAGCTGGTCATGGGACCATGAAGAAGATCGAAGGCGTCAGGAGAAGTGGCAGGAAGAACAGGAGCGCCTCCTACAG gagcaGTACCAGCGGGATCAGGAGAGGCTGGAGGCTGAGTGGCAGAAAGCACAACAAGATGCAATGGGAGAG AAGAGCAGCTTTGCTGGTGGGATAACCAACGATAGTGAGCGCTTTTCCAGCACCCTGTTTCATGTGAACGGACTGACAAACAAAACCAGAGACGAGGAGCACAGCCCTGAGAAACACGACCTGAAAGAAGCAGGATCAAAGACTCAAAGTGATGCACAAGGAGTGCAGAGGGACAGGATCAATGGACAAGCCTG GGCTGAGGACTTGTGTGGCTTTGCACAGCTGTCGCCTGCACACAG GGCAAAGTCCTTGTCTACCCCCGTATTAGCTGGCACTCACAAACAGCCCAGAG GTGAACAGAGGAAAAGCATGGGACACTCTGTTTCTAAaggtgagaaagagagacagcagattttggaggagatgaagaagaggaatcATCTTCTGACTGACAACAGCTGGATACGTCAGCGCAGCAGCAGCTTTTACAAGGAACCAGTCTATTTGGGTGTTCCTCTCAAGAG ATATGAGTCTCTGGACAACCTGGATGCTTTCCGCCAGTCACCAATCTCTAGCACTACATTCAGTTACCCTCGTCCACACTCAGCTGCCCCGGGTTATGGTGCTCCCAGTAGGAACTCATCCTCCCGCTACAGCACTGGAGGTATACCATACCAGAGAAGTACAACCATTGACTCTGCTCATCAAGGAAG GATCAGTGGCAGGAGGActtgcagtgtgtgtgaacGCCTCCTGGGTAGTGGGGCAGCCATGGTCATAGAGACCTTAAGTCTCTGCTTCCACCTTGCCTGTTTCCAG tGCGTGGGCTGCCAGCGACACCTCGGAGGAACTGAGACTGGAGTCCAGGTTCGAGTCCGAAACAGGAAGCCCTTCTGTGAGCCCTGCTATTTTCAACTCAAGT CCCCTTGTGCCCCCTCCATGTGA